Within Brachyhypopomus gauderio isolate BG-103 chromosome 4, BGAUD_0.2, whole genome shotgun sequence, the genomic segment AGGAGAATCAGTTTCAGCAGTATGCCAAGCATGTGATCCAGACAGCCGGTGAGGCCCAGAAAAACACGTACGCACTGCGCAAGGCAGCCCGGGAAGGCACCGGTGGAGGACTGGGCCCCATATGTAGTGGAATTGGGCCAAGTTATCTTGTTCAGGATGAGTCTGGTGTTCAGATGCCCAATTATGTGTGCAGTACTACTCAAGGCATAAAGGAGCTGAACGAGACTGTCAACATTAAGGAGTCCAAAAAGCGACTAGGATTTACTTGGTGAACATGGGTTATCCCACATTTACCAGGTCAAGCCTGATTTGTTGCCATTGCTATTACAGTAATAAAAAGTCTTTAAAATGAACAGATTGAGTTTTAGTATTTTGAAAAGAAATTGTAGaattataattttatttgttttgcatCCTATTGGTTGTGATGCTATAGTTTTGTTTTCATGTTACATAGTCACATTAAATAGTCCACATATTTATAGCATGTATTTAGTTATCTTTAGCTTTTTTACCTTTTCACTTTGATAATATAGAATACTAAGACTATGTTTGGgatttattttatgttttatctatccacaccaacaccactttCTGCCTTGTATAGGTATAccagattttaaaatgtatccatTACAAAATCATTCTGATTTCTGACTATCCACTATGCCACTATGCACAGAATCTGAGCAAGAAAATTATATTTACCAATAATATCATGGCATGCTAGCATTAACATGGGCAGGAGGTTTGGTTGTTTGATTTGGTTGTTTGCATCCTATACTTAAATTACCATGTTTTTGGGCCTGGTAGTTCAATTCTTAACATTTTGAAGGTGGAATACTGGCAAATCCATGAAGTATGCATTTTGTTGTAACACTCACGTCTGAAAACGTCggacctttattttgaatgACTATAGAAATACTTAATGTGGTATCTTCCACCTCTCAGGATCTCGAAtgacaacttttattttgaaatatggTAAGACGTGCGCAGATAAGTGCACCGTGAAGTTGAAAGCAAGTTGTGAACACACCAATCTGCTTTAGTACCAGTGAGCTATGTAACCCTTTCTCTTCTCAAAGTTGTCAATGTCATGTTATACAAGCGGGTCTGGCAGTCCACagctttattatttgttttggtGGGAAACTAATGGAAACGCGCGGATATATAAAAGCTCTGACCGGTTGTGTGTTATGATGTTACTAACACATCTCCCACGTGAGTGTGGAGCTAGCATAGTTAGCTAGTTGCTTAGCTAGAGCCAGCAAGCCCAGGACAGGTCAAACATGCGGCTTGGTGACAACAATATCAGCTTAACCACAACACAATCGTCGTTTTGTATTTTTGAGGGAATGACCAGATTTTCTAGGTGTTCACCAGGTGTTCCAGGTGTTCTTTTTGTGTGTCAGTTCTCACGTCGGCATAACGACCCAGTCCATTTCAACCAAGAAGTCATGATGTTGGTGTAAATACCGACAACGAAATGTGTTGTGTTCCTATTCTTGACCTCCACATGCTTCAGACGAGCAACATCAGGTCCCTTGTGAAGCCACCGTCCCATTGACTTCACTCTAAAGTCACTTTTAACGCACATTTCCTGATCTTCAGTTATGTTCAGGCTCCAAGCCCTGCACCGCTACCCACGCAGGGTGTTTAATTATATGCAATATGGGGTCACCTGTCAGGACCAAGTTCTGGAACAGCTTAAAGCCTGCACAGCAGAAGACAGGGTTTTTGATGTGGTGGGTAAAAACAAGGCTAAACTTTCAGTTGCGCATGTGAGTTGTGCTTTGGACCTGCTGTGGCAGTTTCAGAAGGAAAGACCACAGATGCTCCGGACAATTGCTTTTACCCGGGGCCACCCTCAGTTCCTGACGCTTTGTGTCCTAGCTGAGAACAAGATCAATCTGATGGATGATACCACAGTGGTGGACTTACTTTATGGAATTCTGAGGTAATGTGGTTTTCAGTACCATTGTGACTGCCCAGATATCTTTAAAATTGCAAATTTGCACGTGCAAAATGTACATAACCTTTTGACTCTGACACTCCCTTTATAGGCTTAATGTAGAACCACATGACTCTCTTGTCCAGAATTTGGTGATGGAAGCCTGTAATAGACTAGATAGGTAGGTAAGGCACTATGTTCTCAGCATGGCCATTTTCTTATTTGCATTACATGTAGCTCAGGCTTCAAAATGTATTCTCTTAAACCAGGTTTATGATGATTTACAGGTTCCCAATGTCGACTCTGTCAaagttttctgtgtgtgtaagttatCAGCTTTTGCACAACAGTCCACTAATGGGACAGATTACTGAGATTGTGAGACAGAGGTTGGATTCAATAAATGATGCCAGGTATGGTATACATTGTGTCTGCCAGAACAAACCTCTGACCATTTGCTAATAACatcttaaaacattttatactGCTAAAAAGCCAAAATGATCTTTGTCTTCTCCAGAATACTGACCACCCTCATGATCAGTATATCCTCCCTGGTGTCTCCTTCTTTACGTGACGCACTAATTGCCAAAGCTGACGTTCTACTGGACAATGAGGACTCATTTCATTACAACAACCCCAGAAGGATAGTTCAGTTCCTCAGAAACGTGAAGCACATTCATCGACCCTTGCTGGATAAATGCAACCACATTCTCCTCAGAAGTGTCCCCCGTCTGGATGCAGAGAACATCAGCATTATATTGGGACTGTACCAGTCAGTACAGTACTACAACTGTGCCTTCAGACTGGCCGCTAAGCAAAGGCTGATGGAGCTGGTGGACACAAGTACTGATGCTGTGTCTTTCACCAAGCTTTTTGTTGCTTTGCTGCCTTTGGCAGGGCAAGCAACCagagaggggtaagactgtttAGGACAGCTTTTGATATCTGACCTTCTTGGTGGTGATGAGATTTTGACTTCTGCAATATGGTAATCACAAAAGGTCATATTTATTGAATTCTCTTTCACAGTATTCCTGGTGTGTCAAAATCAAGCATTTTATTGGTCAGAAAGGGGCTAGTCATTTTTGAGTTCGTAGGGCTGGGGAACACCAGACATATTCTAGGAAAATTGCCACAAAAATATTGTTAAGATTTTGGCATTCTAGTGTGTCATCAGAGTTCATTTTACTTAGGACATAACTTAATGTTAAAATTTTCTCTTCTGTTGAAAAAATGCAATTTTCAGTTTTGATACCCAGCTAATTGTGCAGTTTAATTGATCTCGCAGGCTAGAAAATTCAGCATTGCTATTGGGTGATGAACTGAATGCCCAGCAAGCAGTTGCTATTTTAGAGACACTGGAAGAAACTCAGTGCCGGAACCTTCAACTGATCAACAAGTAAGACTAAATCTCCCTCATGTCTGAATGGAACTGACCTATGATGATCTCTGCTGTGTAGGATTTCAATACGAGTTCTGTTTTGGGCCATGTAAATAATAAGCAATAACAAAAAATAGTACCGTAGAGATTTGTTGATTTTGTTTTTCTGGTAAATTTGTGATCGTCAGGATTGCGTCAATACTGCACAAGAACCTGGAGGTATATCGTCTTTTGGAGATTTCAAAGATGACCCAGTCACTTTTGCTGCTGCACTATAAGAATCCTGAATTCTTCTCCAGACTGAGGAGCATACTGCTTCGGTGAATGTTCTCTTTGGTTTATGAAGTTGTACCAGTTGTGCTTTgttcatggaccagaaggtttGTGTATTGACAAAAACATAATGTACTTGAGAATGGGTGAGAAATGTGTCAAAAAAACAAGGGCTCATTATGTGTTAAAACAATATCAGTACTGAAGACCTCATCCCAAATATTTGACCTTGTAAAAGGACCTTTTTTCAAATCTATACATATTTATTTTAACCTTGATGTTGATTCGCTCTCGGCTATGTAAGTAAAAcctgtgttttctttttctgtccCTGTTGTTTAGTTACTTGCAGGACAGTCTGCAGCCACACGAGGTGGCCATGTTGACCCGCGTGCTCTCCATGTTTCCCTCTCCGCACATTGAGGACGTGATCATCGATCGGGTCAGCGCCATGGTGCCTCAGTGCAGCCTAAATGACTTCAATTCACTCACCATGGCCACTGCCAAATGGATCCGCTACGACCCCGCCTACCTCCACAACACTCCCAGCAAGTACGTCCACCTGCTCCAGACCCTGAAGCACTGTGGGCAGAGGCGGCTGCAGAACGCAGGGCGGCTGGACGCGGTCCTGGAGGAGCTGAAGTACATATCTGGGGACTGGTTTGAGGAGACGCTGCTCGACGACTCCGTCGTCATGCTTCAGAGGCTGGTGGATCAGGTATCATGGACCAACGCACAAGAGCTGGCCCTCTTCCTGACGAGGACCAGATGTCGCCTTGACACGCTGCTGGAACAAATAGCGATTGTGTCATTTGAGAGCATAGATAAGGTAGGATGATTTGAAATAATCTGATCTTAATGAACTCTCAGCTTTGTGAATACTGATTTGTCAGTTTTGTCACGTAAAACACCTGCCACACAGCCCACATCTTTTGCTCTATCCAACAATCCAGTATATTTGAACAAATGAACACCTGCTACTATTGTAATGGAACCTTATTGGAGCAAAAACTGGGACTACCCAGTGAGACACAGTGACTTGAGAACTGTTTTAGATTTGTCTGTGGGAACTGTGACGATGTCTAAAACACATCGTGTTGCTACATGTGTTTCTGAATGTTGTCCTGTTTAGATTCATTACTCTGGAATCTACGCCACTTTACTCCCGTTTGCTGTGCTTGACTACAACTCTCCCAAGGTGGATGACTTATTTGATGCCTGCACCCAGCGCCTCACTCCACATATCAGTGAGTTTGATATATATACTTGAAATCTGCAGCCTGTCCCCTTTAATTCAGAAACCTGATTTGGAATTACACTTGGCTGTTCCATTCTCTCAGGTTCCTTCGATCCTCACATGTTGGTGTTATTGGCTTATGCATTGGCCTTGGTCGACTGTTTCCCAGAGGAAGTCATCAGAGAAATATTCAGTGTGGATTTCTTGGCCAAGCTGGATGCCCAGCTTGAGAGTATGTGAAGTTTTACTTACTGTTTTACTGTGAGAAAAAAGATTCAAGTTTCATTTTGCTACAAATTAAAATTGCAGCATTGCAAATTCATTCTGAGGATTACTAAACTTATTACATGCTCACTGGTAACATAGGTAGGGTATACATTGGCATGTACAGTACTAAGGATTTACGTTTATTGCATGGTTTGCTCTGACAGTGCTGCCAGATGCCCTGAACATGCGAGTGCGCCTGCGTCTGATGGAGGTGAACCGCGCTGTGTGTCTCGAGTGCCCCCAGTTCCAGGTGCCCTGGTTTCATCAGCACTACTGTCAGCAGCTCCAAAACAGAAGTGAGAGGACACAAACCACAGGGATTCTGTTCCagttttttcagtctggatgaGATCCCAAGCGTGCTAATAACCTTGGAGCACTAATATTTCTTTCTCAAACACGTAGGCAACACCTCGGTCAGTCCCGTGCAGCAGCAGATCCACAGAATGCTGGGTGAGGTGCTGGGAGGCATTAACTGTGCAAGGGCAGCTGTACTGACTCCATACTTTTACACCGTCGGTAAGTACAAGCAGAATTTTAATGGTGGTTAGTGCTTTTGGAACGGCGAAGGTGAGCAAGTGATGTATAACTAGATAATAGCTACTTTCACTTAAGCTTATCAGTAAAATATAGTAAGATATTTACATTTGAATCGACGTTACCTTGATTTTTATGTCAGCGTTTCATGACTCACCTCAGCAGCATGTGTCCTAGTGATGAGCAGGGAACTCTGTATGTCTCACATTGGAAGTTTGAATCTCATCCCTGCAGATTTCGAGTGCATCCTTGACCGTGATCAGCACGCGGTTCCCTACAGTGAACCGAGACAGCTTCAGATCGGCGAGGACGGGAAGGTGCGCTGGGAATCAGTCCCAGG encodes:
- the fastkd1 gene encoding FAST kinase domain-containing protein 1, mitochondrial isoform X1, whose translation is MFRLQALHRYPRRVFNYMQYGVTCQDQVLEQLKACTAEDRVFDVVGKNKAKLSVAHVSCALDLLWQFQKERPQMLRTIAFTRGHPQFLTLCVLAENKINLMDDTTVVDLLYGILRLNVEPHDSLVQNLVMEACNRLDRFPMSTLSKFSVCVSYQLLHNSPLMGQITEIVRQRLDSINDARILTTLMISISSLVSPSLRDALIAKADVLLDNEDSFHYNNPRRIVQFLRNVKHIHRPLLDKCNHILLRSVPRLDAENISIILGLYQSVQYYNCAFRLAAKQRLMELVDTSTDAVSFTKLFVALLPLAGQATREGLENSALLLGDELNAQQAVAILETLEETQCRNLQLINKIASILHKNLEVYRLLEISKMTQSLLLLHYKNPEFFSRLRSILLRYLQDSLQPHEVAMLTRVLSMFPSPHIEDVIIDRVSAMVPQCSLNDFNSLTMATAKWIRYDPAYLHNTPSKYVHLLQTLKHCGQRRLQNAGRLDAVLEELKYISGDWFEETLLDDSVVMLQRLVDQVSWTNAQELALFLTRTRCRLDTLLEQIAIVSFESIDKIHYSGIYATLLPFAVLDYNSPKVDDLFDACTQRLTPHISSFDPHMLVLLAYALALVDCFPEEVIREIFSVDFLAKLDAQLEMLPDALNMRVRLRLMEVNRAVCLECPQFQVPWFHQHYCQQLQNRSNTSVSPVQQQIHRMLGEVLGGINCARAAVLTPYFYTVDFECILDRDQHAVPYSEPRQLQIGEDGKVRWESVPGVKEREGLPPGARRIALDFLDSKSFCKNCQHVKGEVLMRKRHLEILGYHVLHIPHFEWNSLELSTQDAWKEYLRRKLFTELA
- the fastkd1 gene encoding FAST kinase domain-containing protein 1, mitochondrial isoform X2, with the protein product MSTLSKFSVCVSYQLLHNSPLMGQITEIVRQRLDSINDARILTTLMISISSLVSPSLRDALIAKADVLLDNEDSFHYNNPRRIVQFLRNVKHIHRPLLDKCNHILLRSVPRLDAENISIILGLYQSVQYYNCAFRLAAKQRLMELVDTSTDAVSFTKLFVALLPLAGQATREGLENSALLLGDELNAQQAVAILETLEETQCRNLQLINKIASILHKNLEVYRLLEISKMTQSLLLLHYKNPEFFSRLRSILLRYLQDSLQPHEVAMLTRVLSMFPSPHIEDVIIDRVSAMVPQCSLNDFNSLTMATAKWIRYDPAYLHNTPSKYVHLLQTLKHCGQRRLQNAGRLDAVLEELKYISGDWFEETLLDDSVVMLQRLVDQVSWTNAQELALFLTRTRCRLDTLLEQIAIVSFESIDKIHYSGIYATLLPFAVLDYNSPKVDDLFDACTQRLTPHISSFDPHMLVLLAYALALVDCFPEEVIREIFSVDFLAKLDAQLEMLPDALNMRVRLRLMEVNRAVCLECPQFQVPWFHQHYCQQLQNRSNTSVSPVQQQIHRMLGEVLGGINCARAAVLTPYFYTVDFECILDRDQHAVPYSEPRQLQIGEDGKVRWESVPGVKEREGLPPGARRIALDFLDSKSFCKNCQHVKGEVLMRKRHLEILGYHVLHIPHFEWNSLELSTQDAWKEYLRRKLFTELA